A stretch of Actinomycetes bacterium DNA encodes these proteins:
- a CDS encoding AAA family ATPase, with the protein MILKSAHVRKFRSIEDSGPIRFEPDVTCFVGMNESGKTALLQALAWANPQGRPPGFDELRDYPRRLRGRERQAIGDTVPVSVTFELQDEDIEAVWSRFGPGVLTSRELRVERTYANRHRMILHQDRTAQARILLEKAGFDPGLAEGSNLEAVVERLERELEQTRPTEAAELLHELKGRDLSAELGTFLAARLPRFLYFDAFSVMPGRVSIPRLQRTPEAELSGGERTALALLRLAGVDAEEFTEDRYEARRAALEAAANQISDEVFAYWSQNRQLAVELDVDFRSPRTPAGGDPPFLDVRIRNDRHRVTLNFGERSEGFVWFFSFLVAFAELRDSDHVILLLDEPGLGLHAAGQADLLRFLHEQLARHHQVIYTTHSPFMVDPQHLHRTRTVEDVEGEGTKVGEGVEGASPETVQPLRTAVGLELLRPLTLGPHTLVVDGPADLLYLEVVSGFLRDTGRTGLDPRWLLVPAGGLDAVAALATLLGAPLDLAMLLDVGAGHRWVRSLVQRGMLLPERLVALTEFTGDAEAGLEDLLGDAFYLRLLAAAGVGRLSVEDVPGPGRLVGRVELALGRPFDRYRPARVLLVDQADLLPLLPPEAVQRFTALFATLNELLS; encoded by the coding sequence ATGATCCTCAAATCGGCGCACGTCAGGAAGTTCCGGAGCATCGAGGACTCCGGCCCGATCCGCTTCGAGCCGGACGTCACCTGCTTCGTCGGCATGAACGAAAGCGGCAAGACCGCCCTGCTCCAGGCCCTGGCGTGGGCCAACCCCCAGGGCCGGCCCCCAGGGTTCGACGAGCTCCGCGACTACCCCCGGCGCCTGCGCGGCCGCGAGCGCCAGGCCATCGGCGACACCGTCCCGGTGTCGGTCACCTTCGAGCTGCAGGACGAGGACATCGAGGCGGTCTGGAGCCGCTTCGGGCCGGGGGTGCTCACCTCCCGCGAGCTGCGGGTCGAGCGCACCTACGCGAACCGGCACCGGATGATCCTGCACCAGGACAGGACCGCCCAGGCTCGCATCCTTCTCGAGAAAGCCGGCTTCGACCCCGGGCTGGCCGAAGGGTCGAACCTCGAGGCGGTCGTCGAGCGGCTCGAGCGCGAGCTCGAGCAGACGCGGCCGACCGAGGCGGCCGAGCTACTGCACGAGCTCAAGGGGCGCGACCTGTCCGCCGAGCTGGGCACGTTCCTCGCCGCCCGCCTGCCCCGGTTCCTCTACTTCGACGCCTTCAGCGTCATGCCCGGCCGGGTCTCCATCCCCAGGCTGCAGCGCACCCCGGAGGCCGAGCTGTCCGGAGGAGAGCGGACCGCCCTGGCCCTCCTGCGCCTGGCCGGCGTGGACGCCGAGGAGTTCACCGAGGACCGCTACGAGGCACGCCGGGCCGCCCTCGAAGCGGCCGCCAACCAGATCAGCGACGAGGTCTTCGCCTACTGGAGCCAGAACCGGCAGCTCGCGGTCGAGCTTGACGTCGACTTCCGCAGCCCCCGCACGCCCGCGGGCGGGGACCCCCCGTTCCTCGACGTGCGCATCCGCAACGACCGCCACCGGGTCACCCTCAACTTCGGCGAGCGGTCCGAGGGGTTCGTGTGGTTCTTCTCGTTCCTGGTCGCGTTCGCGGAGCTGCGGGACTCCGACCACGTCATCCTCCTGCTCGACGAGCCCGGGCTCGGGCTCCACGCCGCGGGCCAGGCCGACCTGCTGCGCTTCCTCCACGAGCAGCTCGCCCGCCACCACCAGGTGATCTACACCACCCACTCGCCGTTCATGGTCGACCCCCAGCACCTGCACCGGACGCGGACCGTAGAGGACGTCGAGGGCGAGGGCACCAAGGTCGGGGAGGGCGTCGAGGGCGCCAGCCCGGAGACCGTCCAGCCGCTGCGGACCGCGGTCGGCTTGGAGCTGCTGCGTCCGCTCACGCTGGGTCCCCACACCCTGGTCGTGGACGGGCCCGCCGACCTGCTCTACCTCGAAGTGGTCAGCGGGTTCCTGCGCGACACCGGCCGGACCGGCCTGGACCCGCGCTGGCTGCTCGTACCGGCCGGCGGACTGGACGCGGTCGCGGCGCTCGCGACGCTGCTCGGCGCGCCCCTCGACCTCGCCATGCTGCTCGACGTCGGCGCCGGGCACCGCTGGGTCCGCTCGCTCGTGCAGCGGGGGATGCTGCTGCCCGAGCGGCTGGTCGCGCTGACCGAATTCACCGGCGACGCCGAGGCGGGCCTCGAGGACCTGCTCGGCGACGCCTTCTACCTGCGCCTGCTGGCGGCGGCCGGGGTGGGCCGGCTCTCGGTCGAGGACGTGCCCGGCCCCGGCCGGCTGGTCGGGCGGGTCGAGCTCGCGCTCGGGCGCCCGTTCGACCGCTACCGACCCGCCCGCGTCCTCCTGGTCGACCAGGCCGACCTGCTGCCCCTACTGCCACCCGAGGCCGTGCAGCGGTTCACCGCCCTGTTCGCCACCCTCAACGAGCTGCTCTCGTAG
- a CDS encoding enoyl-CoA hydratase-related protein — MPHPELVRYQAGAGVATVTLDSPSNRNALSGVLLGQLAEALDRAGGDPEVRVIVLTGAGPAFCSGADLAEQQTMNERGVAPAAGFPLPDVLRRLWRSPKPVLARVNGPARAGGIGLVAACDVALAAASATFAFSEVRVGVVPALISVVCLPRLQPRAAVEYLLTGEVFDASRAVEIGLVNRAVGDADLDAEVARYAGMLLRGGPEALAHTKAVTREVPGLDFDAALERMLALSRDRFTSAEAREGMRAFAERRPPSWAPGGAR; from the coding sequence ATGCCCCACCCCGAGCTCGTGCGGTACCAGGCCGGCGCGGGCGTGGCCACCGTCACGCTGGACTCGCCGTCCAACCGCAACGCGCTGTCCGGCGTGCTGCTCGGCCAGCTCGCCGAGGCACTCGACCGGGCCGGCGGGGACCCCGAGGTCCGGGTGATCGTGCTGACCGGTGCCGGCCCGGCGTTCTGCTCCGGCGCCGACCTGGCCGAGCAGCAGACCATGAACGAGAGAGGGGTGGCGCCGGCCGCCGGCTTCCCGCTCCCGGACGTGCTGCGCCGGCTGTGGCGTTCGCCCAAGCCGGTCCTCGCGCGGGTGAACGGCCCCGCCCGCGCTGGCGGCATCGGGCTGGTCGCCGCGTGCGACGTCGCCCTGGCCGCCGCCAGCGCCACGTTCGCCTTCTCCGAGGTGCGCGTCGGGGTGGTCCCCGCCCTGATCTCGGTTGTCTGCCTGCCCCGGCTGCAGCCAAGGGCGGCGGTGGAGTACCTGCTCACCGGCGAGGTCTTCGACGCCAGCCGAGCCGTGGAGATCGGGCTCGTCAACCGGGCCGTCGGCGACGCCGACCTGGACGCCGAGGTGGCCCGCTACGCGGGCATGCTGCTCCGCGGCGGGCCGGAGGCGCTCGCGCATACCAAGGCGGTCACCCGGGAGGTGCCCGGGCTCGACTTCGACGCCGCCCTCGAGCGCATGCTGGCCCTGTCCCGGGACCGTTTCACTTCGGCCGAGGCCCGCGAGGGCATGCGGGCCTTTGCCGAGCGCCGCCCGCCCAGCTGGGCTCCAGGAGGAGCCCGATGA